GTTGTCGTAGCCCCAGGCGACGGCGGTCGGCGCGAAGGAGCCGGGCTGGAAGCGCTTGTACGAGTTGATGTTCGGCGCGTACAACAGCGAGAAGTCACGCAGCGCGGCCAGCTGCCCGGCCAGGAAGTGCCGCATGACCTGCGACATTCCGCCGGGCCCTTCGCCCGCCATGACGTTCGTGCCGGTCTCGTCCTGGAGCGAGAGGTGGATATGACAGGAGTTGCCCTCGCGCTCGTTGTACTTGGCCATGAAGGTGAGCGAGACACCTTCCTGGGAGGCGATCTCCTTCGCGCCGGTCTTGTAGACGGCGTGCTGGTCGCAGGTGACCAGGGCCTCGTCGTACTTGAAGGCGATCTCGTGCTGGCCGGGGTTGCACTCGCCCTTGGCGGACTCGACGGTCAGGCCGGCGGTGGCCATCTCGTTGCGGATCCGGCGCAGCAGCGGCTCGATACGGCCGGTGCCGAGGACCGAGTAGTCGATGTTGTACTGGTTGGCCGGGATGAGGTCGCGGTAGTTGCGGTCCCAGGCCTCCTCGTAGGTGTCCTTGAAGACGATGAACTCGAGCTCGGTGCCCACATGCGCGGTGAAGCCGTGCTCGGCGAGGCGCTCCAGCTGGCGGCGCAGCACCTGGCGGGGGGCGGCGACGACGGGCGAGCCGTCGTTCCAGGCGAGGTCGGCGACGAGGAACGCGGTGCCCTCGTTCCAGGGCAGCCGGCGCAGCGTGGTGAGGTCGGGATGCATGGCGAAGTCGCCGTAACCGCGCTCCCAGGAGGACATCTCGTAGCCGTCGACGGTATTCATCTCGGTGTCGACGGCGAGGAGGTAGTTGCAGCCCTCGGTGCCGTGTTCCAGGACCTCGTCCAGGAAGAAGGGCGCGGCGAACCGCTTGCCCTGGAGCCGCCCCTGCATATCGGGGAAGGCCAGGACGACTGTGTCGATCTCACCGCTCGCGACGAGGACTCGAAGCTCCTCGACGCCGAGCGGGGGTTTGCGGTCTGCCACAGGGTTACGCCTCCTTGGATCAGCCGGGAGCCATAAGGTATTACTGAAGACCATTGAATGGGAAGAGGAAACGACGACGTGGTGAAGATGAGTGAACCGGCCGACCGGCTGACACCCGTGCTGCGCCCCGTACGCGCGGGCAACGGCTTCGAAGAAGCACTGGAACAGATTCTTCAGCTGCTGCGCCTCGGACTGGTCTCCGGCGGTGAGCGGCTGCCCGCGGAGCGCGAGCTCTCGGAGCGCATGGGGATAAGCCGCGTCACGCTGCGCGAAGTGCTGAAGGTACTGACGGACCAGGGGCTGGTCGAGAGCAGGCGGGGCCGGTACGGCGGCACGTTCGTGCTGCACCGCCCCGACAGTCACGGCGAGGACGAGCTGCGCCGGCGGGTGGCAGAGGTCGACGTCGAGGACACGCTGCGCTTCCGGGAGATCCTGGAAGTGGGGGCGGCCGGTCTCTGCGCGGCGCACGGTCTGAGCGACGAGGGCGCGGAGAAGCTGCGCAGGGCGCTCTCGGCGACGCACGACGCGCCGCTGGCCGAGTACCGGAGGCAGGACACCCTGCTGCATCTGACCCTTGCCGAACTGTCCGGCTCCCCCACGCTGACCGCGCAGTACGCCGCGGTGCGGGCGACACTCAATGACCTGCTGGACTGCATTCCGCTGCTCGTACGGAACCTGGAGCACTCGCAGCATCAGCACACCGCGCTCGTCGAGGCGGTGCTGGACGCGGACGCGGACGCGGCACGCGAGGTGATGCGGGAGCACTGCGAGGGGACGGCGGCGCTGCTGCGCGGCTTCCTCTCCTGACGCGCTGCCCGACTTCCCGCCCGACTTCCCGTCCCACTTCCCGTCCCACTTCCCGTCCGACTTCCCACCCGCCTTCCCGTCCGACTCCTCGCCTCAACCGATCCGTAACCACGGGTTTACGCAGAGGGCTTGCGCATCCACGACGCCTACCGCAAAGGTGTGCGCACAAACCTTTGACCTCTCTGCCAGGAGCGACTCATGGCCGAAGGCACCACTTCGCGCACCTCTCCCCCAGCCGCCGACGACACCTACATGAACCGGCGCACTCTGCGCAGGGGCAGCGCCGGCTGGCTGCTGCTCACCGGGCTCGGCGTCGCCTATGTCGTCTCCGGCGACTTCTCCGGCTGGAACATCGGCCTGTCCAAGGGCGGCTTCGGCGGCCTCGCGATCGCCACGCTGCTGATGGGCGCCATGTACGCCTGTCTCGTCTTCGCCCTCGCCGAACTGTCGGCCATCCTGCCGACGGCGGGCGGCGGATACGGCTTCGCCCGCCGCGCGCTCGGCACCTGGGGCGGGTTCCTGACCGGCACCGCGATCCTCATCGAGTACATTCTCGCGCCTGCCGCGATCGCCATCTTCATCGGCGACTACGTCGAATCGCTCGGCCTGTTCGGTCTGGAGTCGGGCTGGCCGGTCTATCTGGCCTGCTTCGCGATCTTCATCGGCATCCATCTGTGGGGCGTCGGCGAAGCGCTGCGCTTCAGCCTGGTGGTGACGGCGATAGCGGTCGCGGCGCTGCTGATCTTCGCGGTCGGCGCGTTCACCGACTTCAGCACGGGCGGCCTCGACGACATCCCCGTCGACAAGGACGCGTTCGGCTCCGGCTCCTGGCTGCCGTTCGGGCTGCTGGGGATCTGGGCGGCCTTCCCGTTCGGCATGTGGTTCTTCCTCGGCGTCGAGGGCGTACCGCTGGCGGCGGAGGAGGCGAAGGACCCGGTGCGTTCGATGCCTCGGGCGCTCGCCATCTCCATGGGCATCCTGGCGCTGCTGGCCGTGATCACGTTCCTCGCCTCGACCGGGGCACGCGGCTCCAACGCGATCCAGGAGGCCGGCAACCCGC
The Streptomyces lunaelactis genome window above contains:
- a CDS encoding glutamine synthetase family protein, giving the protein MADRKPPLGVEELRVLVASGEIDTVVLAFPDMQGRLQGKRFAAPFFLDEVLEHGTEGCNYLLAVDTEMNTVDGYEMSSWERGYGDFAMHPDLTTLRRLPWNEGTAFLVADLAWNDGSPVVAAPRQVLRRQLERLAEHGFTAHVGTELEFIVFKDTYEEAWDRNYRDLIPANQYNIDYSVLGTGRIEPLLRRIRNEMATAGLTVESAKGECNPGQHEIAFKYDEALVTCDQHAVYKTGAKEIASQEGVSLTFMAKYNEREGNSCHIHLSLQDETGTNVMAGEGPGGMSQVMRHFLAGQLAALRDFSLLYAPNINSYKRFQPGSFAPTAVAWGYDNRTCSLRVVGHGRSMRFENRLPGGDVNPHLAVAGLVAAGLYGIEQQLELPEECAGNAYTAGYAQVPTTLREAAELWENSPIAKAAFGDEVVAHYRNMARVELEAFDAAVTDWELRRSFERL
- a CDS encoding FadR/GntR family transcriptional regulator, whose translation is MSEPADRLTPVLRPVRAGNGFEEALEQILQLLRLGLVSGGERLPAERELSERMGISRVTLREVLKVLTDQGLVESRRGRYGGTFVLHRPDSHGEDELRRRVAEVDVEDTLRFREILEVGAAGLCAAHGLSDEGAEKLRRALSATHDAPLAEYRRQDTLLHLTLAELSGSPTLTAQYAAVRATLNDLLDCIPLLVRNLEHSQHQHTALVEAVLDADADAAREVMREHCEGTAALLRGFLS
- the eat gene encoding ethanolamine permease; the encoded protein is MAEGTTSRTSPPAADDTYMNRRTLRRGSAGWLLLTGLGVAYVVSGDFSGWNIGLSKGGFGGLAIATLLMGAMYACLVFALAELSAILPTAGGGYGFARRALGTWGGFLTGTAILIEYILAPAAIAIFIGDYVESLGLFGLESGWPVYLACFAIFIGIHLWGVGEALRFSLVVTAIAVAALLIFAVGAFTDFSTGGLDDIPVDKDAFGSGSWLPFGLLGIWAAFPFGMWFFLGVEGVPLAAEEAKDPVRSMPRALAISMGILALLAVITFLASTGARGSNAIQEAGNPLVVALQGDGDPTPLSRFVNYAGLAGLVASFFSLIYAGSRQLFALSRAGYLPRFLSLTSSRKSPYLGLLIPGAIGFALAAGTGNGARMLNIAVFGATISYALMALSHIVLRRREPELPRPYRTPGGILTSSVAFLLALSALVATFLVDKDAAFMALGVYAVALAYFAFYSRHHLVARAPEEEFAALAAAEAELERN